The window GTGGTGGAGGTGCAGGTGGACCTGTCGGTGCTCGCCGGGCTGGTCCGCACGCGCCTGGCGCGGCGCGCCACGCCCAGCGACGACCTGCTGGCCCTCAACGAGCACACCTACCGGCAGCTGCGCCGGGAGCTGGCGGCCGAGCCGGAGCGAGCCGCGCCCTGACCGCCAGCCGCGCTGGCGGTGGTGACCCCCGTGTCGCGTGGACCGCTTCCGCGGGCGGGTGCCACCCTCCACGAGGTCACACGCTCACCTGGGGAGGGGGGTCGCGTGGAGCACGGGAACGACGCGGTGGTGCACCTGCGACGAAGTGCTGCGACGGTCCTCGAGGACCGTCCGGTCGTGGCGCTGGGTCTGGAGACCGCCATGGCGGACGTGCCCGACACCGCGGGCGTGGTGCTGGTCGGACGGGTGCCGCAGCAGCTGGAGGCCGTCTCGGCCGCCGCCGCGCGCGGGCAGCACGTGGTGGTGCTCCTCGACGACGCCGACAGGACCGCTGACGCGGCTGCCGCCCTCGACGCCGGCGCTCGCGGCATCGCGCTCACCAGCGGGACCATCGCGGAGCTGACGGACGTGGTCAGGTCCGCGGTGCACGGGCGCGTGGCGGTGGCGTCCGCCGTGGCGACGCGGCTCGAGGCGCTGCAGCAGCTGCGGTCGGCGTTCACCGGGCGGGAGCTGGAGGTGCTCGCGCTGTACGCGACGGGGCTGCCGGCGAAGTCGGTGGCGCGGCGGATGGGCGTGGGCCTGGAGACGGTGAAGACGTACGTGAAGCGGCTGCGCACCAAGGCCGAGCCGCTGGGCATCCCCACGACCACCCGCATGGAGCTGGTGGACCTCGCGCGTCGCCTCGACCTCCTCTGACCTCCTCTGACCTCCCATCGTGATCATGGGCGTTGCGTACACCACCCGCCGTGATCATGGGCGTTGCGTACGCCACCCTCGTTGATGACGATCAAGCGCCTGCGCGTCACTCCTCCGTGACGACGCGGGGTCCTCGTGCCGCGTACAGGCGCCATGCCGGCGTCGGCGGCGCGAGCGGGGGCAGGTCTTCTGTCGTGTCCACTCAGGTGGACATGTGTGTACTCCGGTGGACGCGCCCCTGGTGGTCGAGGAGGTGCAACGCCTGCTGGGGGTGTGAGACCGCCCCTCAGCCGCCGCGGGCCACCACGGTCATCGTCGGCCGGTGCCGTGCGCCCGACCAGTCCTCGTTGCTCAGCACGGTGAAGCTCGTGACCGTCCCGACTGACGGCGTCACCATCACGTGGTCGATCGGCATGGCCACCAGCGACGGCAGGTGCGTCCGCCACGTGCCCACCCCCGCGCTGCGCCGCAGCGTCGCGGCGTCCTCGCACTGACCGAGAGAGGGACCGCCGAAGTCGTCGGTGCTCGCGTTGAAGTCACCCGCCACCAGCACCGGGTCTCCGGAGGAGCACTCCGAGGCCACCCAGTCGACGTCCTCGCGCCACCCCGCGAGCCGCCCGCCGACCGGCCACGGCGCGTGCAGCGCCAGCACCGTCGGCAGCGACGGGGTGTCCGAGTGCAGCTCCACGGTCTTCACCGGGTCCGGGCCCGGCTCCGACGCGTAGTGCCTGGCCAGCTGCGGGGCCATCCACACCGCCACCTGCGTGGTGGCCGAGTGCCGGTTGACGCGCATGAGCGTCACGCCCGCCGCGGCGAACGCGCGCCGGTAGTCGCTGCCGGAGTGCAGCTCGACCTGGGGCAGGACGACGACGTCGGCCGCCTGCTCCGCGGCCAGCTGCGCCACGACGTCCGGGGTGACCAGGTCTCCGTTGGTGTTCCACTCCAGCACCCGCAGCTGCCCTGTGGCCGGCGCCGCGACCGGCTCGCCGACCACCCCGCGCTCCAGCATCACCGGCAGGTGCAGGCCCGTGGCCACGGCGAGGGCCACCGCCACCGGCACGGCCACCCGCGGTGACCAGGTGCGCCTGACCAGCAGCACCACGACGACGACGAGCGCCAGCGCGAACGCCACCCCCAGCGCGCCGCGCGCCGGCAGCGCGGCGGCGATGACCTGCCACCTCTCGGCGCCCACCCGCGGCGCCGCGAACAGCGCGGCCGCGACGACCACGACGGCGACCGAGGAGGCCCACGCCCAGGTCGTCGCTCTCCGCATCCGGCGATCGTGGGGCGCGCACCTGGGGGAGACCTGGACGGCAGACCCGTTCGGCCGCACCTCCTGGCGCTGCTGGCTCCTGCGACTAGGTCGCGCGCGTCACGCAGAGGGGGCGGATGCCGGTCCTCGGGGAGCACCGCTCGTGACACGCCTCATGAAACTATCATTGAGGTAACTATCATTCATGTTACTTTGTGCTCGTGGGTCAAGCAGGGGCGTTCATCGGTCGGCGTGGACAGCTCGACGAGCTGCAGCACCTCCTGGACGTCGTCAGGGCCGGAGGAGAACGGCCCGGGCGAGCGCTGCTGGTGCGAGGGCGTCGTCGCGTGGGCAAGTCACGGCTGGTGGAGGAGTTCCTCCAGAGGACCGGGGTGCCCCACATCTACTTCACCGCCTCCCAGCAGCGCCCTGACCTGGAGCTGCGGCTCTTCGCGGAGGAGGTGGCGGCGTCGTCGTTGCCTGGCGCTGAGCTCTTCGCCGATGTGACGCCCGGGTCGTGGGAAGCCGCGCTCGGCCTGGTGGCCGGGGCGTTGCCGACCGACGGCCCCGCCGTCGTCGTCATCGACGAGCTGCCGTACCTGACCGGCGCGGAGCCGGCGCTGGAGGGCACGCTGCAGAAGGTCTTCGACAGGGTGCTGTCCCGGCGGCAGGTGCTGCTCGTGGGGATCGGGTCCGACCTGGCGATGATGGAGGCGCTCAACGCCTACGGACGCCCGTTCCACCAGCGGGCCACGGAGCTGGTGGTGCCGCCGCTGAGCCCGGCGGAGGTCGGCGAGATGCTCGGCCTCGAGGCCGCAGACGCGATCGACGCGCAGCTGATGACGGGTGGGCTGCCGATGGTCTGCGAGGAGTGGCGATCGGGCCTGACGCTGTGGGAGCACCTCGAGGAGGCGCTGGCCAGGTCGACGTCGGCGCTGGTGGTCAGCGGGGAGAGGTCGCTCGCGGCTGAGTTCCCCTCCGACGTCCAGGCTCGCAGGGTGCTCAGCACGATCGGTGCGGGGGAGCGGACCTTCTCGGCGATCGGCCAGAAGGCAGGAGGTCTGCAGGCGGCGTCGTTGCAGCGCTCGCTGGAGCTGCTGCAGGACAAGCGCGTGGTCGCTGCGGACGTACCGCTGTCCACGAAGGCGTCGCGGGAGAAGCGCTACCGCGTGGCCGATCCCCACCTGCGGTTCTGGCTCGCCTTCCTCGGGCCCCACCTGGCGGAGGTCGAGAGGGGCAGGGGAGACCTGGTGATCGAACGCATCCGGTCGTCGTGGCCGTCGTGGCGCGGCCGTGCGGTGGAACCGCTGGTCAGGGAGTCCCTGGCGCGCCTGGACGTCGAGCACCGCGGCGGCGCTGACGGGGTGGTCGGTGGCTACTGGACGCGCAGCAACGACGTCGAGGTGGACCTGGTGCTGGCTGACCGCGCTCCGGTTGCAGAGCGCGTCATGGCTGTGGGGTCGGTGAAGTGGCTGGAGCGGCAACCCTTCGACGATCACGACCTCGCTGAGCTGGTCCGCGCACGCGAGCGCGTGCCGGGGGCGTCCAGCGCCACCCCGCTGCTCGTGGTGAGCCGGGCCGGCAACCGCGTGCCGGGGGTGGCGACGACGATCGGGCCTGAGCAGCTGGTCGACGCCTGGCGCTGACGGCCAGTGGCCGCGACGACGGACCGCCCGTCAAGCGGTGCTGTCGAGCGCGAGGACGAGCTACCTCCGCCTCTCCTGCGTGATCGTCACGTCCGTCAAGCCTGTGTGGAAGTGACGCGCGAGTGCCGCCTTGTCCGTCTCGCGCCACCGCGTCTGCAGGTCCGCTGCACTCGTGGGCGAGAGCAGCTGGACGACGTGCAGATCGGGGAGGGTCGTGGCTGCGAGCTCAGCGAGCGGTGCTTGACCTCGTCGCCATTGCGGCGCGTGAGCAGCGGTCGTCCGCGCTGGTGCGGTGCGCCAGCCCCTCGGTCAGGCCAGCGTGAGCCTCTCGCGGCGATAGATACTCCGGTAGACATGTATCAACTCCGATGAACATGCGACAGGGTGATCGCACTGGTGTCAGTGCTTGATGTGGAGGTGGTCGTGGACTGGCGCTCGCCGTTGTCAGTGCTCTTCCCGCCCGTGCAGGGGGCAGTCCTGTTCGCGCTGTGGAGCCGGCCGGTCCCGCTGACAGGACGTGCGGTGCACCTGCAGGCCGGTGTGGGTTCCTACCCAGGAACGCTCAACGCGCTGGCGAGGCTCGTCGAGCACGGGCTCGTCTCTGCGCGCGACGTCGGGCGCGCTACGGAGTACGTGTTGAACACCGAGCACGTCCTCTACCCCGTGGTCGACGCAGCGATGGGCACGTACCGGCCCAGGGCTGAGCTCGACCGTCGACTTCTCGACCTCCTCCGCAGCGCTCTGGGGTCGGGGGCCCGCGCGACCACGGTCGCCTACTTCGGTTCCTACGCCCGGGGGGAGGCCACGGCCAGCAGCGACATCGACCTGCTCCTGGTGCTGCCTGAGGCGTTCGGGCCCGCTGAGGAAGATGCGCTGCTGGAGGACCTCGAGGCGGCGGTCCGGCGGTGGACGGGCAACCAGCTGCAGGTGTACGCCACCCGGCCATCAGGTCTCGCGCGGGCCGTCGAGGCAGGTGATCCGATCATCGACAGCTGGGACACTGAGGCCCAGATGCTGGCTGGGCCTGACCTGAGGCGCCGGCTGAGGGCGCTGAGGAGCGCGGTCTCGTGAGTCCGCGAGGAGCGCCGGCGATGCGGGACATGACCGCGGGTGAGGTGCGGGCCCGGGCTGAGGTCGCCCGCAGCTTCTTCGAGGTGGCTCAACTCATCGCTGAGGAGGAACCGGAGAGCTACGCCTCGGTGGCGGGTTCCCTGTGCGTGCTGGCCGGCATCGCTGCCAGCGATGCCATCTGCGGGCACGTGCTCGGTAAGCGGCCGCGAGGTCAGGACCACGGGCAGGCGGCCGAGGTCCTCGGAACCATCCGAGGAGCGGGGGACAGCACGAGGGCCCTGAAGCGGCTGCTGGAGGAGAAGGACACGGCGCAGTACGGCACCAGCTACCTGAGCCGGGACAAGGTGCGTCAGATGCTCAGGCGCGTCACCGTCATGCTCGACGGCATGGATGCCGTGCTGAGCCGATGACATCGAGGTGGGCTGTAGTGCCCCGTCCGGTGGCGTCGTGGTTGTCCGGTGCGTGGTCGACGGATGTCGTCACCGGCGGCAGAATTCCTCTGCACACGCGACGGTCTTCGCGCGGAGAATCCGTGGCCGAAGGCGTCGTGCTTCACAGGTAGGCCACGAGAGCCTTCAACGCGCGCCCGCGTGGAAGCCGCGATGTCAGAGAGGACCTCCATTCTGCCGCTATGACCAGACCTGCGGAGCGCGACGACCTACTGCTGGAACATCTGCTGGCGCGTGATGAACCGCGCGCACAGGCCCCGCGAAGAGATCTGGCGGCCATGATCTCGATGATCGTCAGCCTCTCGGGGCTGGCTGCAGCCATCTTCCTCGGGGCGGTGAGGTCTCAGCTGGCTGAGTTCTACCGTCCCCTCGGTGTGAGTCTCGAGGACGTGCAGCTCGCGGCGCCCTACGGCGGCGCCTCCTTCTGGAGCCTCGGCGTGTTCCTCGGACTGCTCGCCCTCTTCGCAGCGTTCGCCTCGCTCGGTGTCGTCGTGAGGAGGTCTCGCCCAGGCCGCTGGGCGGCAGTCGAGGTGCGCCGATCCCGTCGAGCCTCGTGGCTTGCCTGATTCACTGTCGGGCTTCCCGTGACGGCGCTCATCTCAGCGCCACGGCTCGGTGTCCAGCCGTTCGTCTGGGGCCTCCTCGCTTCGGTGGTGTTGGGACTCTGGCAGGGCCCCGGCAAAGTCGTCATGTCAGCCCGAAGGTGACCAGCGTCCGGAGTGGATCTCGCGCATGACGGCGTAGCTCTGCGGCGATATTCACCGCCCCCTCCAGCCTCAACGCGCTGATCGCCAGGTTCGCCAACGCCGACAGCACCTGCGGACCGGACCCGACGCGGACCTGACTGGTGTCCTCCCCAAAGGTCACGTCACGCACCCAGTGCAGGCTGTTCTCGATGCGCCAGTGCCCACGGATCCAGGCCGCCAGCAACCCAGGGTGAGCGTCTCGGTATGTCAAGGACGGGATCGCATACACCGTCTCGGTGTGCCAGCGCCCATCACGACGACGGACCCGGCGGATCAGCTTGATCGCCTGGGCGGCGTGGGGGAAGAACTCGACCACGCCGTAGCGGTCGCGGTCGGGGATGTTCTCGATGCTCATCACGTACACCGTGCGGGTCTCGCGGCGGCCGTGGCCGACGTCGCGGATCCGGTCCCCGACGGGCACATCAGCCCAGTTCAGCGCCTTCAGTCGAGCCTGCAGGGTGGGCTGGTTCCCCTTCACAGTGAAGATCCAGTCCGCGCCTGCGTCGTGCAGGTAGTCGGCTTGAGAGCGCTGGGTGTGGAGGGCGTCCATCGTCACGACCGCACCGGCGAGCAGTCCTCGTTGGCGCAGGTCGCTCAGGACCGACGCGGCGGTGGCGATCTCTTCGCCCTTGCCCGCGACCATGTCGCAGGCGGCCTGGCCCAGGACGACACCGGCTTCCACGTCCAGAGCCGCGACCAGGTGCACGCGTCCGCCGCCTGCGGCGGCGATGGCGTCGGCTTCGGGGGCGCCGCGCTGCGCTGAGCCTCGGCGGGTCTTGCCGTCCAACGCGATGACGCGGGTCCGTTCGGCGCGAGGCAGGAGGCGCCGTGTGGGGTCCAGGCGGCGCTGACCCGCCAGGCGTCGGGCGGCCCAGGAGCACAGCGCGGCTTCCAGCGCGGGGGCATCGATGCTGTTCAGGAGCCTGCGGATCGTGGACTCGCACGGCAGAGGCCGCCCGGTGGCGAGCGTGCCCCAGCCCACGGCGTCCAGGACCGCCGGGCCGCTGTCGGTGACCCACTCGGCGATGGCGACGTAGGAGGAGTTCCCGGCCAGGACCGCGCAGCACGCCAGCACCAGGACGACGAGCAGCTCGTGGCGAACCCCGCGAGCACGCCGTGGGTCAGGTAGAGCGGCCAACGCTTCGCGTAGGCAGGGCAGCTGTTCAGCGCGGCCTGGTGGCGTTGCGGATGAGAGGTGGTCGGTGACGGCGGCGGCGAGACGGCCAGGCAGCGAAGGTGAGACTGGCTGGTCGCTCGGCGCCGTGGCAGGGGAAGATGCCAAGGCGGGCACAGGCTTTCGGTGGGTGGACTGGCGTAGACACCCACATCCTCACGCCGGGGTCTGTGTCCGCCTGCATCGGCGTTGATGCTGGTCAGAACCGCAGGTCACGCACCGTATTCACGACTTTGCCGGGGCCCTGGGGAGGACGGCGACGCGCCTCCCGTGTCCCAGGCATCCGCGTCATTACCGTGCCTTCTCGGACTGCACGCACGTGACGAGGGGTTGCTCAGTGCCAGAGCCACACGAGATCGAAGGACCCTTCGCGGGAATCGCGGCTGACGTGGTCGCGGGGGCGGTCTTCGCAGCCGTCGCGGGTGGCGGCGTTGCTGGAGTCCTGGCGGGAGCGTTCCAGCCGATCGCTACGCGGGCTCTTGAGCTCAGCTCCCGGGAGATGGTGGGGCACCAGCAACGAGGCGTCGCCGTGTACGTCGTGGGCGCTGCACAGGCGGGTGTCGAGCCCCAGGAGCTGCTCGACAAGGCTGCTGAAGGCCCTGACCGGCTCCACCTCGCATGCAGCGCCGCCCAGGCGGCAGGGGAGAGCCGGTATCCCGAGCGCATCATCGCTCTCGGGCGTGCACTGGCTCGAGGTCTGCTCGCTGAGGACGACGCAGTTTTGGACCACGAGCAGCTCGTCGTCGAAGCCCTCTCGCGCCTCGACCGGCCGCACCTCGTCGTCTTGTGGGCGCTCCTGGAGGACGAGCCTGGACGTAGTCCGGGATCGTGGCGTCAGCTGACGTTGAGCTGGGTCGAGCTCCAGGAGAGGATCCCCGGCTACGGGGCGGCGTCGCTGACCCGGCTCGTGGCGGCGCTGGACCGGGAAGGTCTGCTGGACACTCCGACGATGTCGACGGTGGCTCCTGACGACGGTCGCCCCGACGATCTCCACCCGGGAGAGTTCCTGGCAGTCAGCGACTTCGGTATCGACGTCATGACCGAGCTCCTCCAGGCCGGGTTGCAGCGACCTTCCTGAGAGGTGTCGCTGCCCTGGGGTCAGTTGTGGGGCGCGCCTGTGGGTGACGGGTGGCTGCGGGCGTCACAGTCGCTGACGCGCCCGAAGGGCAGACGTCTGTGGTGAAGCCTCGCCGATCTCTGCCGCGCATGCCTCGTCCTCGAAGGGGTGACACGCCCTTTCGTCACAGAGCGTGGTTGTGGCCTTAGATTCCGACGCTCGCACCACCCTCTCGAGCACGGATGGTGAGCCATCGATGGCTTTTTTGACGCACCGCACCTCGGGGGCTGGCTGGACGTCGGCCTGGGCTCCCGACCACCCCGTGCTGGAGGTCCTTCGAGCACGCCGTCAGTCGAGCAGCAAACCGGGTAGCCGGACCGACGGCTTCCGCGTCGCGCTCGCCCTTGAGGGCGGTGGCATGCGGGGGGCGATCTCCGCCGCCATGGTCAGCGCGATCGAGGAGTGCGGCTTCCGAGACGCGGTCGACGTGGTCTACGGCACGTCGTCAGGGGCGGTCAACGCCGCCTATTTCGTGGCTGGCACCACCTGGCTCCCCCTGTCGATCTACTTCGACGACCTTCCGTCACGCACCTTCGTCGACTTCCGCCGGGCCCTGGTCCGCCGCCCCATCATGAACATCGACTACGCCTACGAGGAGGTCGTGAGGACGAGGAAGCCCCTCGACCACGGGGCGGTCGTCCGATCTCCGATCAAGCTGGTGGTCACCGTCTCCGACGTCGATGCGCTGACGACCCTGGCTGCGACCGACTTCACCTCCACCGAGGACCTACACGCCGCGCTGAGGGCGAGCGCCTGGCTGCCGATCGCCGTGCGCGGCACGACCGACTTCCGGGGACGGCGCAGCGTGGACGGGGGAGTGCTCATGGCCCATCCGCGGACGCAGGCGCTGAGGGACGGCGCGACGCACGTCCTGTCGTGCAGCACCAAGCCCATGGGATCGCCGCGGGGCGGGGTCCGACCGGGCACCCGGTTGGTGATCCGCTACATGGACCGGCTCGAGCCGGGGCTCGGGGCCGGCTACCGCCGTGCCCTGGAGGCCTTGAAGGACGACCAGGGCGACCTGGCGCGGCAGAGGGTTTCGCCT is drawn from Quadrisphaera setariae and contains these coding sequences:
- a CDS encoding response regulator transcription factor translates to MEHGNDAVVHLRRSAATVLEDRPVVALGLETAMADVPDTAGVVLVGRVPQQLEAVSAAAARGQHVVVLLDDADRTADAAAALDAGARGIALTSGTIAELTDVVRSAVHGRVAVASAVATRLEALQQLRSAFTGRELEVLALYATGLPAKSVARRMGVGLETVKTYVKRLRTKAEPLGIPTTTRMELVDLARRLDLL
- a CDS encoding ISAs1 family transposase: MPGRLAAAVTDHLSSATPPGRAEQLPCLREALAALPDPRRARGVRHELLVVLVLACCAVLAGNSSYVAIAEWVTDSGPAVLDAVGWGTLATGRPLPCESTIRRLLNSIDAPALEAALCSWAARRLAGQRRLDPTRRLLPRAERTRVIALDGKTRRGSAQRGAPEADAIAAAGGGRVHLVAALDVEAGVVLGQAACDMVAGKGEEIATAASVLSDLRQRGLLAGAVVTMDALHTQRSQADYLHDAGADWIFTVKGNQPTLQARLKALNWADVPVGDRIRDVGHGRRETRTVYVMSIENIPDRDRYGVVEFFPHAAQAIKLIRRVRRRDGRWHTETVYAIPSLTYRDAHPGLLAAWIRGHWRIENSLHWVRDVTFGEDTSQVRVGSGPQVLSALANLAISALRLEGAVNIAAELRRHARDPLRTLVTFGLT
- a CDS encoding ATP-binding protein; translation: MGQAGAFIGRRGQLDELQHLLDVVRAGGERPGRALLVRGRRRVGKSRLVEEFLQRTGVPHIYFTASQQRPDLELRLFAEEVAASSLPGAELFADVTPGSWEAALGLVAGALPTDGPAVVVIDELPYLTGAEPALEGTLQKVFDRVLSRRQVLLVGIGSDLAMMEALNAYGRPFHQRATELVVPPLSPAEVGEMLGLEAADAIDAQLMTGGLPMVCEEWRSGLTLWEHLEEALARSTSALVVSGERSLAAEFPSDVQARRVLSTIGAGERTFSAIGQKAGGLQAASLQRSLELLQDKRVVAADVPLSTKASREKRYRVADPHLRFWLAFLGPHLAEVERGRGDLVIERIRSSWPSWRGRAVEPLVRESLARLDVEHRGGADGVVGGYWTRSNDVEVDLVLADRAPVAERVMAVGSVKWLERQPFDDHDLAELVRARERVPGASSATPLLVVSRAGNRVPGVATTIGPEQLVDAWR
- a CDS encoding endonuclease/exonuclease/phosphatase family protein — its product is MRRATTWAWASSVAVVVVAAALFAAPRVGAERWQVIAAALPARGALGVAFALALVVVVVLLVRRTWSPRVAVPVAVALAVATGLHLPVMLERGVVGEPVAAPATGQLRVLEWNTNGDLVTPDVVAQLAAEQAADVVVLPQVELHSGSDYRRAFAAAGVTLMRVNRHSATTQVAVWMAPQLARHYASEPGPDPVKTVELHSDTPSLPTVLALHAPWPVGGRLAGWREDVDWVASECSSGDPVLVAGDFNASTDDFGGPSLGQCEDAATLRRSAGVGTWRTHLPSLVAMPIDHVMVTPSVGTVTSFTVLSNEDWSGARHRPTMTVVARGG
- a CDS encoding patatin-like phospholipase family protein, producing the protein MAFLTHRTSGAGWTSAWAPDHPVLEVLRARRQSSSKPGSRTDGFRVALALEGGGMRGAISAAMVSAIEECGFRDAVDVVYGTSSGAVNAAYFVAGTTWLPLSIYFDDLPSRTFVDFRRALVRRPIMNIDYAYEEVVRTRKPLDHGAVVRSPIKLVVTVSDVDALTTLAATDFTSTEDLHAALRASAWLPIAVRGTTDFRGRRSVDGGVLMAHPRTQALRDGATHVLSCSTKPMGSPRGGVRPGTRLVIRYMDRLEPGLGAGYRRALEALKDDQGDLARQRVSPAPRGPWVLDAAPLPGTEPLGRQEMRPWKILQACRDSFTLMASMLEGVPEAAVRSGEVSSVPRLALVKGGRPWA
- a CDS encoding nucleotidyltransferase family protein — its product is MSVLDVEVVVDWRSPLSVLFPPVQGAVLFALWSRPVPLTGRAVHLQAGVGSYPGTLNALARLVEHGLVSARDVGRATEYVLNTEHVLYPVVDAAMGTYRPRAELDRRLLDLLRSALGSGARATTVAYFGSYARGEATASSDIDLLLVLPEAFGPAEEDALLEDLEAAVRRWTGNQLQVYATRPSGLARAVEAGDPIIDSWDTEAQMLAGPDLRRRLRALRSAVS